The sequence TTTCAGCCTGTTGCTTTATCTTCTCGACATGTCGAGCAGCAAATTACAGTATCTCAGCTATGCCATTCTCATCGGTTATCTGCTCTACGCCATGATTCAGTGGCGCGACAAATACAACGAGGGTTTACTTGGCTATGGGCAGGCTTTTTCTACCGGCTTTTTGGTCATCCTGTTCTCATCGTTCGTCATGGCAGCTTATGTAATTTTATTTTATGGATTGGTAGCTCCAGGCGAAATAGCTAAGATGGTAAGCGCAGCCGAAGAAAACGTGCTGCAGATGCAGCCGGATATTACCGACGAGACACTGGACATGACCATGAAAATGACTAAGATGATGATGACTCCCTGGATGATGGCCATCTGGGCTTTTGTAGGTAATCTTTTTATAGGCCTGGTTTTGTCGACAGTATTGGCTGCTTTTGTAAAAAAAGAACCACAACCTTTTTAATTTTCTATGGACGTTTCGATAGTCGTACCCGTTTACAACGAAGAAGAATCGCTGCCTGAGCTTACGCAATGGATAGCCGCTGTGGCCGAAAAAGCCGCGCTAAGTTATGAAGTGCTCTTTGTGGATGATGGCAGCAGTGACGGCAGTTGGCAGGTCATCGAAGGGCTGCAACGCGAATACAACACGGTGCGTGGCATCAAGTTCAGGCGAAACTACGGCAAGTCTGCGGCACTGCATCTGGGATTTAGAGCCTCGCAAGGCGAAGTGGTCATCACCATGGACGCCGACCTGCAGGACAGCCCCGATGAGATTCCTGAGCTTTATCGTATGATAAAAGAAGACAAATACGATGTGGTGTCGGGTTGGAAAAAAGTGCGCCATGATCCCATCGGGAAACGCTGGCCATCGAAATTTTTCAACTGGACCACCCGCCGCATCTCAAAAATAAAACTTCACGATTTCAACTGCGGACTAAAAGCCTATCACCGCGATGTGGTGAAAACCATCGAAATTTATGGTGAGATGCACCGCTATATTCCGGTCATCGCCAAATGGGCAGGCTTTGGCCGCATCACCGAAAAGGTGGTCCAGCACCAGGCACGCAAATACGGAAAATCGAAATTTGGCGCCGGGCGGCTCATCAAAGGATTTCTGGATCTGGTCACCCTCACCTTCGTTTCTAAATTTGCCAAAAGACCCATGCACTTTTTTGGCGTTTTAGGCACGCTGCTGTTTATCATCGGGTTTATCATCGCCGTGTATCTTACGGTGGCTAAATTTGTCTGGCTGGAATATCGCATGACCGAACGCCCCTTGTTTTATTTTGGACTGCTGGCCATGGTGATGGGAATGCAGGTATTTGTGGCGGGATTTGTAGCGGAGATGATCGCGCGTACCTCAACACGGCGCAACTCCTATATCATCGAAAAACGTGTCGGCATCAAAAACATAGAGAATCTTGAAAAATAATCCGCGCCAGCGAAATATCATTATCCTGGGGTCGGCTTATCCGCTGCGTGGCGGCGGCATCGCCACCTACAACGAGCGTCTGGCACGCGCTTATCAGCAGAACGGCGACCAGGCTACCATCATCACCTTTTCGTTGCAGTATCCTAAATTTTTATTCCCCGGTACCACACAATATTCTACCGAAGCGCCACCCGTCGACCTGCACATCGAAGTACTGGTAAACTCCATCAATCCGCTGAACTGGATAAAAGTTGGCAGACTGATAAAAAAACGCCGCCCCGATTTATTGGTGCTGCGCTATTGGATTCCATTTATGGGGCCATGCCTGGGAACCATCAGCCGCATCGTCAAGCGCAATCGCCACTCCCGCATTGTTGCCATCGTCGACAACTATATCCCGCATGAGCGGCGACCGGGCGACAAATTGTTTTCTAAATATTTCATCAAACCCATCCACGGCTTTGTAACCATGTCGCGGCAGGTGCTGAGCGATCTGGCGAAAGCCGACAACAAAAAACCACGGAGATATTGTCCGCACCCACTCTACGACAACTTTGGAGCATTGCAAACCAAAGCAATCGCAAGAGAGCGGCTGAAACTGCCTGCTGATGGGCGCTACCTATTATTTTTTGGATTTATCCGCGATTACAAAGGTCTCGATCTTTTGCTCGAAGCAATGGCATTGCCAGAGGTGATTCGCACCAACGCCCGCCTGATTGTAGCCGGCGAATTTTATGCGGAAGCCAAACCTTATCACGACATCATCCGGAAACATCAGCTTGAGCCGCGTGTGATTCTGGCTACCGAATTTATTCCTAATGAGGTTGTGGCCGATTATTTCAATGCTGCCGATTTGGTGGTGCAGCCTTACAAAGATGCCACACAAAGTGGCGTGACGCAGGTGGCCTATCATTTCGAAAAACCCATGATCACCACCAATGTTGGCGGGCTTTCGGAGATGGTGCCCGATGGCATTACCGGTTTTGTGGTGGAGCCGGATGTAAAAGATATTGCGCAAGCTATTGCCCGGTTTTTTGAAGAAAATAAAGAAGCCGAGTTTGTGGCAAATTTAAAAATAGAAAAACTAAAATTCTCGTGGGAGCGGATGCTCGAAGCCATCGACGAAGTAGCAGCTGCTGAAGCCAGGAATGGATAGTGATTGTCTATAAAGTAGATGTTTTTATAACAAAAAAACAAATCTCAAATGACAAATAAATCCCAAAAATCAAAATCCAAATTAGACAATCATTTCCATAGTATTGCCGCTGGTTGAGCTGGATCTGGTGGCTGAGCTTGTCGAAGCCAGCTCAGCCACCGTGTCGAAGCCAGTATTTCGAAATCAGTCGAAACCTGGTTATTGAGATTTCAAGATTGAGATTTATTTGGGAGTTTCACTCACAGCTTTTGTTTTTAATAATAATGAAGAAATCAGAGCACTACAAATATTACAGGAGTAAATCGCCGCTGCGGCTGGGCCTTGCTGGCGGTGGCACCGATGTAGCTCCCTATTGTGAACTTTATGGCGGCGCCATCCTCAACGCAACTATCAGCCTGTACGCTTATGCTACCCTGCAACCGCGCAACGACGGCAAAATAGTGCTGCACGCCATCGACAAAGAGGAAGTGCTCACCTTCGACAGTCAGCCTCTGCTCCCACTCGACGGGCAGCTCGACCTTCTCAAAGGCGTCTATAACCGCGTGATCCGCGATTTTGACCTGAAACCTTTATCATTTACCCTCACCACTTACGTGGATGCTCCGGCAGGATCGGGACTGGGAACGAGTTCTACGCTGGTGGTTACGATATTGGGCGCTTTCGCTGAATGGCTGCGGCTACCGCTGGGCGAATACGACCTGGCAAAGCTGGCCACCGACATCGAACGAAACGACCTTGCCATCGCCGGCGGACGACAGGATCAATATGCTGCTACTTTTGGCGGCGTGAATTTTATGGAGTTTTCGGCCAACGATAAAGTGATCGTCAACCCATTGCGCATCCGCACCGCTTATCTGCACGAACTCTCCAACAATCTGGTGCTTTATTATACCGGCACCAGCCGACTTTCGTCGGTAATCATCGAAGCACAGCAGCGCAACGTGGTTAATAACGAAACTGTTTCGATAGAAGCCATGCACCAGTTGCGCCGGCAGGCGGTGATGATGAAAGAGGCATTGCTTAAAGGTGAACTTGACAAACTGGGAGAAATTCTCGATTTTGGATGGAAACATA comes from Bacteroidales bacterium and encodes:
- a CDS encoding dehydrogenase, translated to MKKSEHYKYYRSKSPLRLGLAGGGTDVAPYCELYGGAILNATISLYAYATLQPRNDGKIVLHAIDKEEVLTFDSQPLLPLDGQLDLLKGVYNRVIRDFDLKPLSFTLTTYVDAPAGSGLGTSSTLVVTILGAFAEWLRLPLGEYDLAKLATDIERNDLAIAGGRQDQYAATFGGVNFMEFSANDKVIVNPLRIRTAYLHELSNNLVLYYTGTSRLSSVIIEAQQRNVVNNETVSIEAMHQLRRQAVMMKEALLKGELDKLGEILDFGWKHKKLMADNITNAAIDEIYDAACKAGATGGKISGAGGGGFMIFYCPGNSRAQVVKALQTFGGQVKRYEFTTGGLTTWSI
- a CDS encoding glycosyltransferase family 2 protein, producing MDVSIVVPVYNEEESLPELTQWIAAVAEKAALSYEVLFVDDGSSDGSWQVIEGLQREYNTVRGIKFRRNYGKSAALHLGFRASQGEVVITMDADLQDSPDEIPELYRMIKEDKYDVVSGWKKVRHDPIGKRWPSKFFNWTTRRISKIKLHDFNCGLKAYHRDVVKTIEIYGEMHRYIPVIAKWAGFGRITEKVVQHQARKYGKSKFGAGRLIKGFLDLVTLTFVSKFAKRPMHFFGVLGTLLFIIGFIIAVYLTVAKFVWLEYRMTERPLFYFGLLAMVMGMQVFVAGFVAEMIARTSTRRNSYIIEKRVGIKNIENLEK
- a CDS encoding glycosyltransferase — its product is MKNNPRQRNIIILGSAYPLRGGGIATYNERLARAYQQNGDQATIITFSLQYPKFLFPGTTQYSTEAPPVDLHIEVLVNSINPLNWIKVGRLIKKRRPDLLVLRYWIPFMGPCLGTISRIVKRNRHSRIVAIVDNYIPHERRPGDKLFSKYFIKPIHGFVTMSRQVLSDLAKADNKKPRRYCPHPLYDNFGALQTKAIARERLKLPADGRYLLFFGFIRDYKGLDLLLEAMALPEVIRTNARLIVAGEFYAEAKPYHDIIRKHQLEPRVILATEFIPNEVVADYFNAADLVVQPYKDATQSGVTQVAYHFEKPMITTNVGGLSEMVPDGITGFVVEPDVKDIAQAIARFFEENKEAEFVANLKIEKLKFSWERMLEAIDEVAAAEARNG
- a CDS encoding DUF4199 domain-containing protein; the protein is MNDKMSKTNFTLMHGAILGVILIVFSLLLYLLDMSSSKLQYLSYAILIGYLLYAMIQWRDKYNEGLLGYGQAFSTGFLVILFSSFVMAAYVILFYGLVAPGEIAKMVSAAEENVLQMQPDITDETLDMTMKMTKMMMTPWMMAIWAFVGNLFIGLVLSTVLAAFVKKEPQPF